CAATGCTCTGGCTGCGTTGCTCGCGACGTTTTTCGGCAATCCGCTAACCTATATCCCGATTGGGCTTGTGTCCTTGCAGACCGGGCATTTCATCTTGGGTAGCAGAGCGGAAAATGTGGAAAGCACCCGCTCCTTTGGGGGTAAGTTTTTAGATGCATGGCGCGATCTAAGAGATAATTTATTAGCAGGTTATTCTGGGGAAGAGGTTGATTGGACCAATCTCATGACCTTTTATAACGAAATTTTCTTTCCCTATATGGTGGGTGGTATTTTTCCGGGCGTTGTGACCGGGGCGGTTGGATATTATCTCAGCGTGCCGATCATTCGGGCCTATCAAAAGCGCCGAAAAGGTGCCTTGCGTGAAAAATTAATTGCGCTTCGAAAAAAAGCTTTGAAATCTGATGACGAAACGCATCGTCCGCACTAGTTTACGCTATATAGAGCGAAGGAGAGCGGCATGAAGCCTGTAGGGCAGCTGCGGCTGGGTGTGAATATCGATCATGTTGCAACCGTGCGCAATGCGCGGGGCGGCGCCTATCCGGATCCGCTGAGGGCGGCGCAATTGGCGCAAGAGGCGGGGGCGGATGGTATTACGGCGCATCTTCGCGAGGATCGCCGGCATATCTCTGATGCGGATATTGATGGATTGATGGATATTCTGCGCGTGCCGCTAAATTTTGAAATGGCGGCAACCGCAGAAATGCAAGAAATCGCGCTGCGCCATAAGCCGCATGCCATTTGTTTAGTGCCTGAAAAGCGCGAGGAACGCACCACAGAAGGCGGCCTAGAGGTCGCGCGCGAAGAAAACCAACTAGCGCATTATATTGCGCCATTGCGCGAAGCCGGATGTCGCGTCTCCATTTTCATTGCCGCGGACCAGCAGCAGATCGAAGCCGCAAACCGTATCGGGGCGCAAGTGATCGAATTGCATACCGGGGCGTATTGCGATCTGCACGCGGAGGGGCGCTTTGCGGAGCGCGATGCAGAGTTGGAGCGGTTGGGCGAAATGGCCAGCTTTGCCCATAGTATTGGTTTAGAAGTGCATGCGGGTCATGGCCTGACCTATGATACCGTACAACCTGTGGCAGCCTTTCCCGAAGTTATAGAGTTGAATATCGGTCATTTCCTGATCGGTGAGGCAATTTTTCGCGGGCTTGCACCGGCGATTGAAGAAATGCGCCGTCTGATGGATGCAGCGCGCGCGCCGGCATGATTTTGGGGATCGGAACAGATCTTGCGAATATTGAGCGTATCGCAGGGGTTCTTGAACGCCATGGTGACCGGTTTCGCAACCGCGTCTTTACCGATATCGAACAAGCCAAGGCAAAGCGCCGCAAAGATGAAGCGGGCACCTATGCCAAGCGGTGGGCCGCAAAGGAAGCCTGCTCAAAAGCGCTGGGCACCGGCTTGCGCATGGGGATAAGCTGGAAGGATATGGCCGTCAGCAATCTGAAAACGGGCCAACCGGTGATGGCATTATCTGGCTGGGCGCTTGAAAGGTTAAACAGCCTCACTCCCGAGGGGCATCAGGCCGTGGTGCATGT
The sequence above is drawn from the Rhodobacteraceae bacterium IMCC1335 genome and encodes:
- a CDS encoding pyridoxine 5'-phosphate synthase, with protein sequence MKPVGQLRLGVNIDHVATVRNARGGAYPDPLRAAQLAQEAGADGITAHLREDRRHISDADIDGLMDILRVPLNFEMAATAEMQEIALRHKPHAICLVPEKREERTTEGGLEVAREENQLAHYIAPLREAGCRVSIFIAADQQQIEAANRIGAQVIELHTGAYCDLHAEGRFAERDAELERLGEMASFAHSIGLEVHAGHGLTYDTVQPVAAFPEVIELNIGHFLIGEAIFRGLAPAIEEMRRLMDAARAPA
- a CDS encoding holo-ACP synthase is translated as MILGIGTDLANIERIAGVLERHGDRFRNRVFTDIEQAKAKRRKDEAGTYAKRWAAKEACSKALGTGLRMGISWKDMAVSNLKTGQPVMALSGWALERLNSLTPEGHQAVVHVTLTDDHPWAQAFVVIEARLLP
- a CDS encoding DUF2062 domain-containing protein — protein: MVFKRRDRRAVINIMRDLLWPKGGWSRAFQYVKHRVRRLPDTPERIARGIWVGVFTTFTPFYGLHFVAAILLARVFNGNALAALLATFFGNPLTYIPIGLVSLQTGHFILGSRAENVESTRSFGGKFLDAWRDLRDNLLAGYSGEEVDWTNLMTFYNEIFFPYMVGGIFPGVVTGAVGYYLSVPIIRAYQKRRKGALREKLIALRKKALKSDDETHRPH